One Vigna unguiculata cultivar IT97K-499-35 chromosome 11, ASM411807v1, whole genome shotgun sequence DNA window includes the following coding sequences:
- the LOC114168336 gene encoding transcription factor bHLH123-like, with translation MSEDQFQASGNWWESARHVRFESGETQSSSSGLTNMGNYAWQQDMARSSPMDNSASGGSSVVFHDQKQLQVQPHHDSSATNPTNDHPNLHMMGLGLSSQAMDWNQASLQLRGEKGSEGSFRSMLQENLSSPGTTFHEESGNNNIALSHHQQVHWRPEKLFSAEPSSNELKRGFSLDQTQFSPQYSSGDSTVTSQGLPCTFQMDYVGNPSSILQGLLGHESNNQQPHQGGSGSYENRSMNFPYSATSYGLSSNIELVPSWSKVPQFLRASPPKQQPNNQLHFTNNAPFWNANSEPAIKDARSSFISSLQTPFSPSNFDVQSKNTSEVRDSGVVKKSGSETAPKRPRNENPSPLPAFKVRKEKMGDRITALQQLVSPFGKTDTASVLSEAIEYIKFLHEQVSVLSTPYMKSGAPIQHQQSSGKSKESEGPKQDLRSRGLCLVPVSSTFPVTHEPTVEYWTPTFGGTYR, from the exons ATGTCAGAAGATCAGTTTCAAGCAAGTGGAAACTGGTGGGAATCAGCAAGACACGTTAGGTTTGAGAGTGGTGAAACGCAGTCTTCTTCTTCTGGCCTCACCAACATGGGAAACTATGCTTGGCAGCAAGATATGGCTAGGTCTTCTCCTATGGATAACTCTGCCTCAGGAGGTTCCTCTGTGGTTTTCCATGACCAGAAGCAACTTCAAGTTCAGCCACATCATGACTCATCAGCCACAAATCCCACCAATGACCATCCCAACTTGCACATGATGGGCTTGGGCCTCTCATCCCAAGCCATGGACTGGAATCAAGCATCTTTGCAGCT GCGAGGTGAGAAGGGTTCTGAAGGCAGTTTCAGGTCGATGTTGCAAGAGAATTTGAGCTCACCAGGCACCACGTTTCATGAAGAAAgtgggaataataatattgcgTTGTCTCATCATCAACAAGTTCATTGGAGGCCAGAAAAATTGTTCTCTGCGGAGCCATCAAGCAATGAACTGAAGAGGGGTTTCTCCTTGGACCAAACACAGTTCAGTCCTCAATATAGCTCTGGGGACAGCACTGTCACAAGCCAAGGTTTGCCTTGTACTTTTCAGATGGATTATGTCGGTAACCCTTCTTCAATATTGCAAGGACTTTTGGGACATGAGAGCAATAACCAACAACCCCACCAAGGTGGTAGTGGTTCTTATGAGAATCGTTCCATGAATTTTCCTTACTCAGCAACCAGCTATGGATTAAGCTCAAATATTGAGTTAGTGCCTTCTTGGTCAAAGGTGCCTCAGTTCTTAAGAGCTTCACCACCAAAACAACAACCCAATAACCAGTTGCATTTCACCAACAACGCTCCCTTTTGGAACGCTAATTCTGAGCCTGCTATAAAGGATGCTCGATCCAGCTTCATCTCCTCTTTGCAAACCCCCTTCTCGCCATCAAATTTCGATGTTCAATCAAAG AATACATCTGAAGTTAGGGACTCGGGTGTCGTGAAGAAAAGTGGGAGTGAAACAGCACCAAAAAGGCCCAGGAACGAAAACCCATCTCCTTTGCCAGCTTTTAAG GTGAGAAAAGAGAAGATGGGGGACAGAATCACTGCACTTCAACAATTGGTTTCACCTTTCGGAAAG ACTGATACAGCGTCAGTGCTTTCTGAAGCCATTGAATATATCAAATTCCTCCATGAACAAGTCTCC GTTTTAAGCACGCCATATATGAAAAGTGGTGCTCCCATACAGCACCAGCAG AGTTCAGGTAAATCGAAGGAATCTGAAGGTCCAAAGCAAGATCTTAGAAGCCGGGGGCTATGTTTGGTGCCAGTTTCTAGTACATTTCCAGTGACTCATGAACCCACAGTTGAATATTGGACACCAACATTTGGAGGAACTTACAGATAG